ATAAATTTAAAATTTATAAGAATATAAAGATATAGAGATTCCAACCAATTGCCTATATTTGCGTATGATTTTCGCATAATAAGCTTCAAATTGAACATTGAAAAAGATAGAAAGATTTTTTTAATCTTTTACCGACACAGAACTTAAACAAAACGAAGAATTAAAGGTAATTTTTTTTTTGTTACACTTCCCGAAAAAAACTGTTACAGCATGGGCTTTCATAATATGGTCTTTTAACATATTAATGTTATGGACATTTAATAATTATCTTGACGAAAAACAAAGACTATAAATAATTTATTATTAACAAAATTATGAAATTATTTACAATTTGATGACTAATTCATCACCCTTTTTTATATGTTAAATTTTTCATAGAAGTTTAAAAATCATTTTATTTTCTTTAAACATGTATAATTAATTTATAATCTTTTATGCCATACGAAGTCATAATATAATATTTCTTCATATTTTACATTAATAACCATTTTTTTATATATCGTCTACAATTCTGTAATTACGTCTATTATATGATATCGAATATTTATCGTAATTAGATGGTTTAAGATGCCAAAAAAAATATTTACTTGGTGAATATAATACATCAAATATTACAAATACATTATTTAGTTAAATAAATAACCAAAAACCGAAAATTCAAACCGCATGGTCTAGTTAATATTAGTGTTCGAGACCTAGCTAGGGCTTTCATTACTAACCAAACCAAATCGTGCATATGATTCAGTTGATTTAGTTCGATTTCGGTTTACAGGCACAAACCGGTCGAACCTCGGTTCTTTGTTTTTCCTTTTTTTTTTGGTGTATCGGATCTTTGTAGCATTTCGATATCTTGTCTATTTGTTGTTTTCCGGAGGCTTTAAAACATGTTTCTCTCTGTAGCTACGCTTTAGTTATATATTCAGCAACTATAACAAACTTTTGAATGGAAAACCAATCTTGCCTAAAAAACTAAGGTCAGAGAGAGAGAGAGAGATGGCTCTTTTTCATTTCTTTTGAATATATATGGTGTTCAGCATTTAATTTAACTCAGTGTTTGTATTAAAATGATAAATTTATAAGTATTAGAGTAGCTGTTGGGTGCATGAAGATGACTACCAGCATAATGGCATTCACTGCTCCAACAGATACATGTTAACTTCTTGTTGTGTCAAATTCATGTTGAAATAGAACCAATGAAGGGGTCGAGACTCGAGAGTTAACTTGGGAAAGCCTGTTGATTATTTGCAGGAAAAAATCATTAAATGCAGAGAATATTACAGCTTTGAAAACAAAATGAAATAATTTATCCATCCATCCTTAGAAGATAAACATAAATATAACAAAAAGCTCACAAAATAAAATAAGTATCCCTGTAATCTATTAAACCATAAGTACATCATGGACCTTCTAATGTGTGATTATAAATTGCTCTCCAGACCATAAGAAGAGAACAACAGTCTTCAGAGAAAATCTGAACCTGACAAACTTTCTGAGCTCTACAAAACATTCCAAAACAAAAAAGAATCTTCAAAGTGTATAAGAATCTTCTCAACTCTCTCAAAAAGTCTTTTTTCTTCTAAGCTGTGACACAATCTTGTAAATAAGGATGGCTAGAGTTCAAAAACTTCAACCAAAAAGGTTTATACCTACCAATACCAATCTTTAGCCAAGGCTTCATGTTGCCATTATAATGAATCACAGCCGCGGTTTCTATCAAACGGTTATCAATGTTGACATCGTAGCCTAACCCCAAGACATGCCATCTTCTGTCTAGCGGCTCGGTGAGACCATAGAAAGCCAACAGACCCGGAGGAAGAGTCCCTAGCTTCCAAAGCGTTCTCTCTCTGTTCTTCCCTTGCCAGTAATGGTACCTACCAGTCACGTTCGCTTTCCTCCACGCTATGAGATCGAAAACGTTCATACCAAAGGCCCATCCGCACGCTTGCGGATCGAACTTTGAGCTGATGAGAGGGTCAGAGAAGTTTAGGTACTTGTAATAACGGTGAAAGGCTTCAAGACACGTCTCCACGGCTCCGTTGACGTTTCCGTGAAGGTCTAAGGAGAAGAGTGGAGTCAAATCTTTCTGAACAACAACGTCGTCGTCTAGGAAAACGATCTTTTCCAGCTGAGGATAGATCTCGGGAATGTAGAATCTGAGGTGGTTTAGTAATGACAAGTACTTCGGGTTCCTCGCTTTTGGCTCAGAGTTTGTTTCTTGGTCCCCGAAGTAGTAAGCTCTCGAGTCTGTATCCAGCAGCTGCTTAACAACGGGAGAGTAAGAAGCGTTCAGCCAAGAGAACTCTTCCACGCTTCTGATCTCTATCGCTGCGCCCTTGAGGTTTGGGGTTTTCTTTATAAAATAACATATATATGGATGCAATTGTAAATCCCATAAATAGTTAAAGAAAGAAGAGAGTTAGTACTAACTATTTAACTCACCATAGATGGGAAGACACGTGTCGACTATTAGTGAAAATTGGACGGTGGACAAACGTTCAGAAAAATAGAAAGACGACATAAAAATGAGACAGAGAGAAAAGTGATAATAAGCAATTAGAAGTCAACACGTGTATATAAATCTTGGAGTTTGTCCTAGTGTAGGACCCAAAAGCGTGTTCTGATTGGCTAAAAGACGTAATGTCGGTGGTGTCGGTCCATTGACTTATTGACTAGTGCCACGCTGGAAGAAGCTTAATAACGTCACTCTATATATTAACGTTACAATGAAAACAAAAATATCGTGGTTCCTTGTTCTTAATACTTATCCCGTGAAGTTAATAGTCTAGGGGTGGTGGCATGATCTTTGAAATTGTATTAATACATTTCAACGTAATCGGATATGTTCAGCTAATTTTCTAAAGCTAAACATAAAGATGATGATTAAAAAAAACAGGAGGATACATATGAGCGAGAATACGATAACTTGAACTGCTAGATATAATGAGATATATATGTTAATGTGTGGGATGCCATCTTCGACATGTTTGAGAGAGGAAATGATTAGAATATTAAAATGGACAGATGGTGCCGGGAAGCATCGTCGATCGTCTCTTTACATAGCAGCGAATCGTGTACTATTATCATTCGTAGTCTCTCGTCTCAAATTTGAATCGAGACGCAACATGAACCGTGACATAGCAACACATGCATCAAACCAAACAAGTATTTTTCAGTTTGGTGGTCTTTTTCTGTTTCATATTCTATGAATTGTGTTCTCGGTGATAGCGAACCGACAACTTGTACCCGACATCGTGGTAATACTAATACATATAGGCCTTGGCACGGCATGGATCGAATAGTACCATACTTTTCAGTATCTGTGATTTGTTTCGTACTTCATTGATATCTAATTTTCTCATTGGCTTTACTTCGCAAAAATATGGATATTCGGTATTTCGGATATTTGGAATTTTTTAAAAATTTCTGAATATCCACGGATATTTACGGAAATTTCAACCACTTTGTTCAATACAAGTAAATCTAGAAAAAATAATACACATTTATTTTTTAGATATATCTTTTTATGTAAAGTAAAAAATTAATGAGCTATATGTTTTATAAATTTTTAAAATTAATAAATTTTCTTATAAAACAAATATTCTTAGAAAAGTTGTAGTTTTGTATAAAGATTTTATATATATTTTTTTAATTTAATATTTTTAATAAGTAACTTTTAAAAAAAAATTTAATAAACTATATGTTAAATAATAATTATATAATATCATACATTTAAAACTTTATATTTAAATGTAGATAT
This genomic interval from Brassica oleracea var. oleracea cultivar TO1000 chromosome C2, BOL, whole genome shotgun sequence contains the following:
- the LOC106323798 gene encoding probable galacturonosyltransferase 11; amino-acid sequence: MATSSVLIANLNVLRCNVTVYKTPNLKGAAIEIRSVEEFSWLNASYSPVVKQLLDTDSRAYYFGDQETNSEPKARNPKYLSLLNHLRFYIPEIYPQLEKIVFLDDDVVVQKDLTPLFSLDLHGNVNGAVETCLEAFHRYYKYLNFSDPLISSKFDPQACGWAFGMNVFDLIAWRKANVTGRYHYWQGKNRERTLWKLGTLPPGLLAFYGLTEPLDRRWHVLGLGYDVNIDNRLIETAAVIHYNGNMKPWLKIGIGRYKPFWLKFLNSSHPYLQDCVTA